The Brachyhypopomus gauderio isolate BG-103 chromosome 2, BGAUD_0.2, whole genome shotgun sequence genome contains a region encoding:
- the LOC143487035 gene encoding uncharacterized protein LOC143487035, producing the protein MNKKVFRLQKLQGHGSEYCSVPLCSVSSRYNSVVSFHSFPMDEKVKTKWLENIRRDNFQVTKHTKICSVHFTGDDFVEGSQRRRLKGSAIPTLFQWNQYGQVEPSRGVWEPLERPEPPNMDVDEGSVEDGSEMTCQDYCSAPEAAALDLALIKNKELKKEVEDLRNKLEQTQLHSRFGLQRFAASDEDIRFYTGFASYSHLMAFWELIEPATHQMIRVTNSKPTRETGATRKPTQTLPTIDEFFMFMMHLVLGLKERDLAHRFHVHQSTVSRIITSLANFLYFLLGSVCIWMPKDKVQAYLPEEFGNFQDTQVILYCTELHCQTPSSLLLQSEVFSNYKSHCTFKALIGMAPHGAITFVSGLYAGSVSDREMFRQSGIIPLLTPDMAIMVDKGFLVDDLVPCKIHRPVFLKRCTRMPAYDVKHTQSVARLRVHVERCIRQVKEHKLFDTVIPMSISGSINKLFTVSCLLVNYQNGPLVKAWSKF; encoded by the exons ATGAATAAAAAAGTTTTCCGGCTTCAAAAACTACAAGGACATGGATCAGAATATTGTTCTGTCCCTCTGTGTTCGGTCTCGTCAAGATATAACTCTGTTGTGAGTTTCCATTCGTTCCCGATGGATGAGAAGGTAAAAACTAAATGGCTTGAGAACATCAGGAGGGATAACTTCCAagtcacaaaacacacaaaaatatgtAGTGTTCATTTCACTGGCGACGATTTTGTAGAGGGATCACAGAGACGACGCCTAAAAGGAAGTGCTATCCCGACCTTGTTTCAGTGGAACCAGTATGGGCAAGTAGAGCCGAGCCGAGGTGTGTGGGAGCCGCTAGAGAGACCTGAACCCCCCAACATGGACGTAGATGAAGGTAGCGTGGAGGATGGTTCTGAGATGACTTGCCAAGACTATTGTTCCGCTCCCGAAGCTGCAGCTCTGGATTTGGCATTGATTAAAAACAAGGAGCTCAAGAAGGAGGTGGAAGACCTACGGAACAAACTGGAGCAAACACAATTACACAGCCGCTTTGGTCTTCAGCGATTTGCAGCGTCTGATGAGGACATTCGGTTCTACACGGG gtttgcaagcTACagccacctgatggccttctgggaactgattgaacctgcaacacatcagatgatacgggtcaccaactccaaacctaccagGGAGACAGGCGCAACTAGAAAACCAACCCAGACACTACCTACAATAGATGAATTCTTCATGTTTATGATGCATCTTGTTTTGGGTCTCAAGGAGCGAGACCTGGCTCATCGCTTTCATGTACATCAATCCACTGTGAGCCGGATCATCACCTCCTTGGCCAACTTCCTCTattttcttttagggtctgtctgcatttggatgcccaaagacaaagtacaggcctacctgccagaggagtttgggaattttcaggacacacaggtTATCCTGTATTGTACAGAGCTCcactgccaaacaccatcatccctgctgttacagagtgaagtcttttccaattataagtctcattgtaccttcaaggccttaattggaatggcaccccatggtgccataacctttgtgtctggactctatgctgggtctgttagtgacagggagatgttcagacagtcaggaattattcctctacttacccctgacatggcaataatggtggataagggcttcctggtagacgatcttgtaccatgtaagattcacaggccagttttcctgaaaaggtgcacacgaatgccTGCatatgacgtaaaacacacacagtccgtagccaggctcagggtacatgttgaacggtgcatccgacaagtaaaggagcacaaattgtttgacacggtcatccccatgtctatttcaggcagcataaataagctatttactgtatcttgtctgcttgtgaactatcagaatggaccacttgtaaaggcatggagcaaattttag
- the LOC143508640 gene encoding radial spoke head protein 6 homolog A-like, translating to MLNHSAISLSLVDPLPKSTYKPPPVVPKEPPHSGTNKFTYFVCRELGLPWVRLPNVTPVQIMVARQIRRFFTGRLDAPIVSYPPFPGNEANYLRAQIARISASTQVSPLGFYHFGEEEGEEEEEGARDSIKENPDFEGIPMQEMADSLSAWVHHIQHILKQGRCTWVNLAEKADLDFEEDAEEEEKREEPEEPEPEIGPLLLTPLSEDVGEQTLVSGRR from the exons atgctaaacca Ctctgccatttctctctctctg GTTGATCCACTGCCTAAGTCAACCTACAAGCCACCCCCCGTGGTTCCCAAAGAGCCCCCTCATTCCGGCACAAACAAATTCACTTATTTTGTGTGCCGAGAGCTGGGTCTGCCCTGGGTCCGCCTTCCCAACGTGACCCCAGTTCAGATTATGGTCGCACGGCAGATTCGAAGGTTCTTCACCGGGCGGCTTGATGCTCCCATAGTGAGCTACCCACCATTCCCGGGCAATGAGGCCAACTACCTGCGAGCCCAGATCGCCCGCATCTCGGCAAGCACCCAGGTCAGCCCCCTGGGCTTCTACCACtttggggaggaagagggggaggaggaagaggagggagcgCGTGACAGCATAAAGGAGAATCCCGACTTTGAGGGCATCCCCATGCAGGAGATGGCCGACTCGCTGTCTGCCTGGGTGCACCACATTCAGCACATCCTCAAGCAG gGTCGCTGTACGTGGGTCAACCTTGCTGAAAAGGCCGACCTGGACTTCGAAGAAGAcgctgaggaagaggaaaagaGGGAAGAGCCTGAAGAGCCTGAACCAGAGATTGGGCCACTGCTTCTCACTCCGCTGTCAGAGGATGTAGGTGAGCAGACGCTGGTGAGCGGACGCAGGTGA
- the LOC143487016 gene encoding uncharacterized protein LOC143487016 has product MEALQKYIQRRDAEKSSRPETRSVPAPATVPCLPGLSKRRTSTASRSTQDPTDAELLAALVELDVEAPSSSAVPAPPQHFLPTAEPEQQPSQTQPVPTAEVLLHEGWKQTLPKEQHQWVSRALFNRDQSGRLALTKNLRLWWSPPGLQLVYTQPPSSSDTFSHSRLFLWMPYRMWAFKLLCVHPECRRLGHKLTACGTYKTVRRVLDFSGWYFMATEDLECHRCKKKVAGWSQDILDQLDPVHREKFPVILTYR; this is encoded by the exons ATGGAGGCGCTGCAGAAGTACATACAGCGCAGAGATGCAGAGAAGAGCAGCCGGCCAGAGACACGCTCTGTGCCTGCTCCGGCTACAGTGCCCTGTCTCCCAG GCTTGTCCAAGCGCCGGACTTCCACAGCCAGCCGCAGCACACAGGATCCTACAGACGCCGAGCTGCTGGCTGCGTTAGTGGAACTGGACGTTGAAG CTCCCTCTTCCTCTGCCGTCCCTGCCCCACCTCAGCACTTCCTACCGACGGCTGAACCAGAGCAGCAGCCTTCCCAAACGCAGCCAGTGCCCACTGCTGAG gTGCTTCTGCACGAGGGCTGGAAGCAGACGCTGCCCAAAGAGCAGCATCAGTGGGTCAGCCGGGCTCTCTTCAACAGAGACCAGTCTGGGAGGCTGGCGCTGACCAAGAACCTGCGTCTGTGGTGGTCGCCTCCCGGACTCCAGCTGGTGTACACACAACCTCCGTCATCGTCAGACACCTTCTCCCACAGCAGGCTGTTCCTGTGGATGCCCTACCGCATGTGGGCGTTCAAGCTGCTGTGCGTTCATCCCGAGTGTCGTCGGCTGGGCCATAAGTTGACGGCCTGCGGGACGTACAAGACCGTCCGGAGGGTCTTGGACTTCAGCGGCTGGTACTTCATGGCCACCGAGGACCTGGAGTGCCACCGCTGTAAGAAGAAGGTGGCGGGATGGTCGCAAGACATCCTGGATCAGCTGGACCCCGTCCATCGGGAGAAGTTCCCAGTGATCCTGACTTACAG GTGA